One genomic window of Salvia miltiorrhiza cultivar Shanhuang (shh) chromosome 4, IMPLAD_Smil_shh, whole genome shotgun sequence includes the following:
- the LOC131021446 gene encoding cation/calcium exchanger 4-like has protein sequence MEFLSRISCRKRSKFRGSFNGLCVLVLLVFIVYNDGVVHNPFSEKPSLNYHQKTGLSNDYLGHGANSSIIDPIMQSKNLQSSKNPTICTEIYEHSGFSNECEYLRANPDCNSGGFLNYLVFFYCDCEKVKPLGYAVLGIWLLALFYLLGNTAADYFCCCLEMLSCLLKLPPTVAGVTLLPLGNGAPDVFASIASFAGQDSGDVGLNSVLGGAVFVTCIVVGTVSLCVADKNIQIDRKCFLRDVGFFLIAIVSLCAILAVGEVSLGGAITFALIYVVYAVCIAASEMFRKKRDRMLGLDGGGRPLLPLCGNAEEDIDIEHPLLESADDAVPFLQKSKLPHWMWTSNVAIYSNEAGKASDDEGGKVVWGWNEEEGDATGAEAWFSWSGLYSLLEMPLAIPRRLTIPIVEEGRWSKTCAVASAFFAPILVAFLWSSANALGFIANEALYLTGVVVGATLGLLALIFTTADHPPTKFLLPWVVGGFLMSIVWFYMIANELVALLVGLGVIMRIKASLLGLTILAWGNSMGDLMSNVAIALNGGHGVQVAMSGCYAGPMFNILVGLGVSLLIGAWSEKPGSYVVPEDSSLYLTLGFLSLGLVWAVVVLPRNDMRPNRLLGAGLMLIYLGFLSLRVCIAMAEGSTT, from the coding sequence ATGGAATTTCTATCTCGTATTTCTTGTCGTAAGCGCTCGAAATTTCGCGGAAGTTTCAATGGGCTCTGCGTATTGGTCTTGCTTGTTTTCATCGTGTACAATGATGGGGTTGTTCACAATCCATTCTCAGAGAAGCCCTCGTTGAATTATCACCAGAAGACAGGCTTGAGTAATGATTATCTTGGGCATGGTGCTAATTCATCGATTATTGATCCGATCATGCAGAGTAAGAATCTGCAGTCGAGCAAAAATCCAACAATTTGCACCGAAATTTATGAACATAGTGGATTTAGTAACGAATGCGAGTATTTGAGAGCCAATCCAGACTGTAATTCTGGAGGGTTTCTCAATTACCTGGTTTTCTTTTACTGCGATTGCGAAAAAGTTAAGCCTTTGGGATATGCAGTTTTGGGGATTTGGTTACTTGCACTGTTCTATCTGTTGGGGAATACTGCAGCTGATTATTTCTGTTGTTGTTTAGAAATGCTTTCGTGTTTGTTGAAATTGCCCCCTACGGTTGCAGGGGTCACTCTGCTCCCGCTGGGGAACGGGGCTCCCGATGTGTTTGCTAGCATTGCTTCTTTTGCAGGCCAGGATTCGGGCGATGTGGGGCTGAATAGTGTGTTAGGGGGGGCTGTTTTTGTCACCTGCATTGTCGTTGGGACCGTGTCGTTGTGTGTGGCTGATAAGAATATACAGATTGATAGGAAGTGTTTCTTGAGGGATGTGGGCTTCTTCCTCATTGCCATTGTGTCACTTTGCGCTATCTTGGCTGTGGGTGAGGTGAGCCTTGGAGGAGCTATAACTTTTGCATTGATATATGTGGTTTACGCAGTCTGTATTGCTGCAAGCGAGATGTTTAGGAAGAAGCGTGACAGGATGTTGGGTTTGGATGGTGGTGGGAGGCCTTTGTTGCCACTTTGTGGGAATGCAGAGGAGGACATTGACATTGAGCATCCCCTGCTTGAATCTGCTGATGATGCTGTGCCGTTTCTTCAGAAATCAAAGCTTCCGCATTGGATGTGGACTTCAAACGTTGCAATTTACTCCAACGAGGCGGGAAAAGCAAGTGATGACGAGGGTGGGAAAGTTGTGTGGGGCTGGAATGAGGAGGAGGGGGATGCTACGGGTGCAGAAGCGTGGTTCTCCTGGTCCGGTCTGTACTCGTTGCTAGAGATGCCGTTGGCAATCCCTAGAAGGTTGACAATCCCCATTGTTGAGGAGGGGAGGTGGTCGAAGACATGTGCTGTTGCTAGCGCTTTCTTTGCTCCCATCTTGGTAGCCTTCCTCTGGAGCTCTGCCAATGCACTAGGCTTTATAGCAAACGAGGCTCTGTATCTCACCGGTGTTGTAGTTGGCGCCACGCTAGGGCTCCTCGCGCTTATATTTACCACAGCTGATCACCCACCTACCAAGTTCTTGCTCCCATGGGTTGTGGGGGGTTTCTTGATGAGCATTGTGTGGTTCTACATGATAGCGAATGAGCTCGTGGCGTTGCTTGTGGGGCTGGGTGTGATCATGAGGATCAAGGCGTCGCTgctggggctgaccatcttggCATGGGGAAACTCGATGGGCGACCTGATGTCGAATGTGGCGATAGCTCTGAACGGGGGGCATGGGGTGCAGGTAGCTATGTCCGGGTGCTATGCAGGGCCGATGTTCAACATCCTGGTGGGGCTGGGGGTGTCGTTGCTCATCGGAGCATGGTCGGAGAAACCGGGGTCGTACGTGGTGCCGGAGGATAGCAGTCTGTACTTGACTCTGGGTTTTCTTAGCCTGGGGCTTGTTTGGGCAGTGGTTGTGCTGCCACGGAATGATATGCGGCCTAATAGGCTGTTGGGGGCGGGCCTAATGCTAATCTACTTGGGATTTTTAAGTTTGAGAGTGTGCATTGCCATGGCCGAAGGATCAACCACTTGA
- the LOC131021445 gene encoding probable cinnamyl alcohol dehydrogenase 9, translating into MDFIIDTIAAVHQLAPLLSLLKMNGKLVTVGLPDKPLDLPIFPLVAGRKMIGGSDFGGMKETQEMLDFCGKHGITGDIELIRAEKVNTAMERLAKSDFKYRFVIDVGNSLSNL; encoded by the exons ATGGATTTCATCATTGATACCATTGCTGCAGTGCATCAGTTGGCTCCATTGCTAAGCCTGTTGAAGATGAATGGGAAACTTGTAACGGTGGGATTGCCGGATAAACCTCTCGACCTTCCTATCTTCCCTCTAGTTGCCG GTCGAAAGATGATTGGTGGAAGTGACTTCGGCGGTATGAAAGAGACGCAAGAAATGTTGGACTTCTGTGGGAAGCATGGCATAACAGGTGACATTGAACTGATTCGCGCGGAAAAAGTTAACACTGCGATGGAACGACTTGCCAAATCCGACTTCAAGTACCGTTTTGTGATTGACGTGGGAAACTCCCTCTCCAATCTCTGA